One genomic window of Corythoichthys intestinalis isolate RoL2023-P3 chromosome 18, ASM3026506v1, whole genome shotgun sequence includes the following:
- the LOC130906838 gene encoding uncharacterized protein LOC130906838, which produces MASLKLTLVVLLAFTVLLSVSPDSSSSSSSSSSSSSSEESEDESGGEDEPEGEESEEGENESKGGDNEKESKGENNEASEVGKNEPECNGGENEETKIENESKGGDNETADSETECLGGENEGTVGEENEKEFNGEENGATVNEDEESLSNICRSNTCQSAVVCDGHFNVINCGVNQTIVVHLATYGRQGKTFCWSAEMETTNQNLNCTIFITSLVADRCEDRSVCDIPSFDSTLLVDPCQGTDKYMWIGYQCVS; this is translated from the exons TCAGCCCCgactcctcctcttcttcctcatcGTCCTCCTCCTCGTCATCTTCTGAGGAATCAGAGGATGAATCCGGAGGAGAAGATGAACCTGAAGGAGAAGAAAGTGAGGAAGGAGAGAATGAATCTAAAGGAGGAGACAATGAAAAGGAATCGAAAGGAGAAAATAATGAAGCATCTGAAGTTGGAAAAAATGAACCAGAATGCAACGGAGGGGAAAATgaagagaccaaaattgaaaacGAATCGAAGGGTGGAGACAATGAAACAGCTGACAGTGAAACGGAATGTCTCGGAGGGGAGAATGAAGGTACTGTAGGAGAGGAAAATGAAAAAGAATTCAACGGGGAAGAAAATGGAGCGACTGTGAATGAAGACGAAGAGAG TTTGTCCAACATCTGCCGCAGTAACACCTGCCAAAGCGCAGTCGTCTGTGACGGTCACTTCAACGTGATCAACTGTG GCGTAAATCAAACCATCGTGGTACATTTGGCCACCTACGGGCGTCAGGGCAAGACGTTCTGTTGGTCGGCGGAAATGGAGACGACCAATCAAAACCTCAACTGCACCATCTTTATCACCAGTCTTGTGGCTGACAG ATGTGAAGATAGATCAGTGTGTGACATCccttcatttgacagcactcTGCTTGTAGACCCTTGTCAAGGCACAGATAAGTACATGTGGATTGGATACCAGTGTGTATCATAG